From Cygnus atratus isolate AKBS03 ecotype Queensland, Australia chromosome 1, CAtr_DNAZoo_HiC_assembly, whole genome shotgun sequence, the proteins below share one genomic window:
- the BRCA2 gene encoding breast cancer type 2 susceptibility protein has protein sequence MACRSVERPTFFEIFKTRCSDSDLGPISLNWFEELSSEAPPYEPKLLGELDGPIDQTSFKTPKAKPFTYSQLASTPPIFKEQNTIMPPFSSPGRELDQKKIGTSRENFTSPNIIGRKRDQENEILASPLGTCHNFLAASPAILRNAYRTPQRSNIPGPYGGLFCTPKFLEVRTPKRISESLGAEVDPDMSWSSSLATPPTLGATVIIARETDSISGLKRQDERAEIVLHNFSSDHDECPGKNDTSLLSVPETVKLNAEDVTKDFESEMLDGFFGEMDSFEDTLNVPAESSGTLLLQPHALDATDKCEVRIDEAQGEGDVPSEQPVRRKTGISQEVEMANGAEKSHPIEMKDSLFHNADEDMGDSKDVCLIGHEKELDLLRITGNVQDNIAEKSCENEKLVKDDVLSSSSQWSQLNLSGLDVTHLEMSTCSSPSFDLCTDKDLKAKATLMTKDDAVETSLLNTLGLKNAQQLLNASLSEKHEEMQKTENNPTAEVTPVKSVRLNPELVKGCAAEKVSKMSFINCNSFLIKSTNVMEYSVVYNSSFSKCVKATSKSVVTDVLSHPLVCTTTSPDNCSDLHFTNSENTLTKSGFKSLNMLSRLKNKSKRFIYTINNTLLYQEEKIQKEVTSELPVDLMLPHLETDSHEFQGCHVATDGDSDSLLSAERQPNIKEDNLSTSVKKDLVDNSSFNSGMEQQELRNSGKDAREYQAATSLKSLEASNPQKENTTDSLNSERISNIKRKVLSSACLMARKRSRLFPEDCCLEKGKEDTYVSRNVNDGATVPQSLKGQPAQSPPSNNDRLFDVCHGTTSVTNRDVNKTLSQINFGINRASSDSCNKISADKKHATDPLSVVEHRQVLAPLGINCSGNDRIRLKQWGKKDVAAFSGDVADNQETRSVKSDESPEAAACNNVAVEIVKELLDCVDDNSLIEVISEEDKQGPPIYSNKRTNENLEHEGKSSGIVNVCRSNLSFGGFQTASNKQIKFSEDRIAKGKMLFKDIENECFEASTVERVRNFSNQVQKENIFSSNLESKLGSNLSGSQTRHTQFTPHKVDLCKNFPRSLHSLQELNQTLTASQEAEIAEISSILEETGSQFEFTQFRRQSNVFQSVEKHDVVTVEMHGATNVENNSELGEDTDSCSTVKSENQVRNDKYCSTWKDTNEECNMAEYEKENRVLFRKSNEEVTFSDRDESGISDSESFPIPVQASVSNFVGFTSAGGKKISISKAALTRSAELFKDLDDNYLFKSSETNTGCGNSKGGGMSSNWNSFRCLTKENKGVSNINSIGAISHARSVSHHSEKKYAGNVSTPEKENREDWTKRLISDDERVNFSHVNARHSAYGMRNRPTSIQKQNQNHKISKQVLNPGDCQAEDSLQEDSLYVTCLGDATATAEHCDLSISDEMGNLSPTEKGEGRRQEDEHLPQKFQTSANDAASISDGPLDDSLHGLSVNCGERDIDVSENSDKQKTNSINIEGEDTTHKSLFVNESRIKIGRYQHHQVPFEQEVDVEPSEVKGSYLTGFQTASGKKITIADGFLAKAEHFFSEDDVDLGKEHNDNFEDHLKNRKHSINCVKSSDLHIDNVAQCDAEILNCNKKLIPEEPGIRFKQTRESSPAKQSLILDSVKVDAFVNVGEDGERNLVVPYVYEKADVHPGKSELESGWESRALSRTCLSEDGKLFAEMDVECSAKKKGKSENRHGFPMQSATSLPSMKVSSNPVDNSVPCDTKNTLFVEDSSKSNQSVLLDYSSVSQSNFSHLNSNSKEFDVKHLNQPCSNADCFADTTLNAHQNQSEVGFPEGGTNLTRLQEAALNFNDGNPEGGLKQTLFSTAKGKAVFVSESSLARVRQMFQEDYGESVKHEIKTKSRTNQMEIPGNSSSVVPAECPNSTKFLDATEREGNSVASHFIDGNVNAGENGQQDANPFADEVSVPTSQVQGFEQNTELSGHVPVPDKQIKQSDSSTSNPGFFSTASGKPVQLSEESLKKARQLFSEMESSHSSGLQEFLVEDDVEKSKKRTEEVFPRKMQLALPEERENASTKLISGPAFGFSTASGKQVTVSENAYQKAKAILKESDDFLSSKLCIIDQLHAIEESGQHTKSQTGKVMSESRIEKRCDEELDFKSNHAEEMKSFSSTHHLKMPEYVPHSKKNNQLSLFKNSFQQEETGSFRKGLNLGMKTESEAASCSATAKAKIDDLFQTPKNHLKVGAVGNEKASVGDDLSDSGAKTNSAQFFSGKTSDKNFQNKTFGKRHFEEKNSLGEPPIKRQLLLEFDKTKIPPRSLKASKSTPEGIFKDRRKFLYHIPLKPVTCQPFGATKERQEVKNPTLTLPDQDFKGFKSKPAIFQHCALRQSSNDASRFSTPHKASAQESEEKRNLYKSGKTAKTFVPPFKTKLTFSTSEQGSSKRCDSTISINATEERELNQITIGKDIAEAQDDLSCILHTADTDLENGNLVMSKMMANLRCARDLQEMRIKKKYRQNISSQPGSLYVIKTSARNRISLKTAVEEKSPSFYSTEELYRYGVSKHCVQVNSTNAESFQFLIKDFFSKEYLLAGNGIQLADGGWLIPTDEGKAGKREFYRALCDTPGVDPKLITEAWAYNHYRWIVWKLAAMEVAFPHEFATRCLTPETVLLQLKYRYDLEIDKSKRSAIKKITERDDAAGKTLVLCVSKIISLNAVVSPSNNNMESKKGAAVIEVTDGWYGIRALLDPPIKAFLRRRRLTVGQKIIVHGAELIGAQNGCAPLEAPDSLMLKISANSTRCARWHTKLGFHRDPRPFPLPLSSLYSEGGAVGCIDVVVQRTYPIQWMEKTSAGSYVFRNSRAEEREAARHAEDQQKKLEALFAKIQAEFEKHEERACRKTPSSRVVTRQQIHSLQDGAELYEAIQNASDPGYMEGYLSEDQLKALNAHRQLMNDKKQTRIQEEFKKAVESAEKGKYGCSKRDVSTVWKLCVVDYRKQEKRKGVILSIWRPLLDVCSLLKEGSRYRIYQLSTSQSKGRAESTNIQLTATKKTQYLQLSVSQKMLLQIFFPRKALKFTSLLDPSFQPPCAEVDLVGVVVSVSKAGFATMVYLSDESYNLVAIKIWADLRHFAVEDIVVRCSFISASNLQWQSDFRSEIPMLVAGDLSVFSASPKETYLQEKFNELRSMVENVDSFCSDAESKLMNLLQRSHSLTPTLPKRCGSECFSPSCNSGLYAADKSSISSSKMESKHLSPLSTSTPNMKLVPQGSAKTPSSAATDEDNPKNSKKRKAMDFLSCIPAPPPLTPICSTISPSLKKAFQPPRSLGLQRSKSAKETNPNVGFVTPSRKVREAVRVPVNDLVADEELAMINTQALINTLPEEKKTEGVNENSTIATNLSDDLSPKHSSRAAEEAKNLLKSSSEGAEALQKDAKELGGSLSTHRMLQRRKSRKCY, from the exons ATGGCTTGCAGATCTGTGGAAAGACCGAccttctttgaaatatttaagacGCGTTGCAGTGATTCAG actTAGGGCCTATAAGTCTCAACTGGTTTGAAGAACTCAGCTCAGAAGCACCCCCATATGAACCTAAATTGTTAGGAGAACTTGATGGTCCCATTGAtcaaacttcttttaaaactcCAAAGGCAAAACCCTTCACATACAGCCAGCTGGCATCAACTCCACcgatttttaaagaacaaaatacaataatgccacctttttcttctcctggaaGAGAActggatcagaaaaaaataggaacaa gcagaGAGAATTTTACAAGTCCAAATAtcataggaagaaaaagagatcaagaaaatgaaatactggcTTCTCCTCTTGGTACCTGCCACAACTTCCTTGCTGCCAG CCCAGCTATTTTAAGGAATGCTTACAGAACACCGCAGAGAAGTAATATTCCTG GACCATATGGAGGCTTGTTTTGCACACCAAAATTTTTGgag gtCCGAACTCCAAAACGTATTTCTGAAAGTCTGGGGGCAGAAGTGGATCCAGATATGTCCTGGTCAAGTTCTTTAGCTACGCCTCCTACACTTGGTGCAACAGTAATCATAG CTAGGGAGACCGATTCTATTTCTGGACTAAAGCGACAGGATGAAAGAGCTGAGATA GTTTTGCACAACTTTTCTTCTGACCATGATGAATGTCCTGGGAAGAATGATACCAGTCTGCTGTCCGTACCAGAGACAGTAAAGCTAAATGCTGAAGATGTTACCAAAGATTTTG AGTCGGAGATGCTAGATGGCTTTTTTGGGGAGATGGATAGCTTTGAGGATACACTCAACGTGCCTGCTGAATCCAGCGGAACTCTGCTGCTACAGCCACATGCTCTGGATGCAACAGACAAATGTGAAGTAAGAATAGATGAAGCACAAGGAGAGGGGGATGTTCCTTCTGAACAGCCTGTTAGAAGAAAGACTGGCATTTCACAGGAAGTGGAAATGGCTAACGGGGCTGAAAAAAGCCACCCTATTGAAATGAAGGATTCTTTATTTCATAACGCTGATGAAGATATGGGGGACAGTAAAGATGTCTGTTTAATAGGACATGAAAAAGAACTGGATTTGCTTAGGATCACAGGAAACGTGCAAGATAATATAGCAGAGAAATCATGTGAAAATGAGAAGCTGGTGAAAGATGATGTGCTGTCTTCGTCAAGCCAGTGGTCTCAGCTGAACTTATCTGGTCTTGATGTAACTCATCTGGAAATGTCTACATGTAGCTCTCCATCCTTCGATTTATGTACGGACAAAGATTTAAAAGCGAAAGCAACCCTAATGACCAAGGATGATGCTGTAGAAACATCTTTGCTGAATACTTTGGGCCTGAAAAATGCACAACAGCTCTTGAATGCCAGTTTGTCAGAGAAGCATGAGGAAATgcaaaaaactgaaaacaaccCAACGGCAGAAGTAACTCCAGTGAAATCTGTGCGTCTGAATCCAGAGTTAGTAAAAGGATGTGCAGCTGAGAAGGTTTCCAAAATGAGCTTTATAAACtgcaattcttttttaatcaaaagtaCAAATGTTATGGAGTATTCTGTGGTCTacaacagcagcttttccaAGTGTGTAAAAGCAACTTCTAAATCTGTCGTAACGGATGTTCTGTCTCACCCACTAGTGTGCACTACTACATCTCCAGATAATTGCAGCGACCTACATTTCACAAACAGTGAGAACACTCTTACAAAATCTGGCTTTAAAAGCCTGAATATGCTCtccagactgaaaaacaaatccaagagatttatttatacaataaataatactttgctatatcaggaagaaaaaatacagaaagaagtaACCTCTGAATTACCTGTTGATCTTATGTTACCCCATTTGGAAACTGATTCACATGAATTTCAAGGTTGTCATGTGGCCACGGATGGTGACTCAG actctttgctttctgctgagagGCAACCGAATATCAAGGAAGATAACCTGAGCACTTCTGTAAAAAAGGATCTAGTGGATAACTCATCTTTCAACAGCGGGATGGAACAACAAGAGCTGAGGAACTCGGGGAAAGACGCAAGAGAGTATCAAGCTGCTACCTCATTAAAATCCTTAGAAGCATCCAAccctcagaaagaaaatacaacagatTCTTTAAATAGtgaaagaatttcaaatataaaacGAAAGGTTCTAAGTTCAGCGTGCCTAATGGCAAGAAAACGTTCCAGGTTGTTTCCTGAAGACTGTTGCTTAGAGAAAGGCAAGGAAGATACATATGTAAGTCGTAACGTGAATGATGGCGCTACTGTCCCTCAGAGCCTGAAAGGACAACCCGCACAGTCTCCTCCTAGTAATAATGATCGCTTGTTTGATGTGTGCCATGGTACTACATCTGTGACAAACAGAGATGTCAATAAGACTTTGAGTCAGATCAACTTCGGCATAAATAGGGCCAGTAGTGACTCTTGCAATAAAATATCAGCAGATAAAAAGCATGCTACAGACCCGTTGTCTGTAGTTGAACATAGACAAGTACTTGCACCTTTGGGAATAAATTGTTCAGGAAACGACAGGATCAGATTaaaacaatggggaaaaaaagatgtagcTGCCTTTTCAGGAGATGTAGCTGACAATCAAGAAACAAGGTCAGTTAAAAGTGATGAAAGCCCAGAAGCAGCTGCTTGCAATAATGTAGCTGTAGAGATTGTTAAAGAATTGTTGGATTGTGTAGATGATAATTCTTTAATTGAAGTAATTTCTGAAGAAGATAAACAAGGACCACCTATATATTCcaacaaaagaacaaatgagaACCTAGAGCATGAAGGGAAATCATCAGGAATTGTTAATGTATGCAGGTCAAATCTGAGCTTTGGTGGCTTCCAGACTGCTTCCAATAAGCAGATTAAATTCTCTGAAGACAGGATAGCAAAAGGCAAAATGCTGTTCAAAGATATTGAAAATGAATGCTTTGAAGCTTCTACCGTGGAAAGAGTCAGAAATTTTTCGAATCAAGTTCAAAAGGAGAACATCTTTTCTTCCaatttggaaagcaaattgGGCAGTAATTTATCTGGTTCACAGACAAGGCATACACAGTTTACTCCACATAAAGTTGATTTGTGTAAAAACTTCCCTAGAAGTCTGCATTCCTTGCAAGAACTTAATCAGACTTTGACAGCAAGCCAAGAAGCTGAAATTGCCGAAATTTCTAGTATCTTGGAAGAAACAGGCAGTCAGTTTGAATTTACACAGTTTAGAAGGCAAAGTAACGTATTCCAATCTGTTGAAAAACATGATGTTGTAACTGTAGAAATGCACGGAGCaacaaatgtggaaaataattCCGAATTGGGGGAAGATACTGATTCCTGTAGCACTGTTAAATCTGAAAATCAAGTAAGAAATGACAAGTACTGTAGTACGTGGAAAGACACAAATGAAGAATGTAACATGgcagaatatgaaaaagaaaacagagtgcTTTTCCGTAAAAGTAATGAAGAGGTTACTTTCTCAGACAGAGATGAAAGTGGAATATCTGACAGTGAGAGCTTTCCAATACCTGTACAGGCCAGCGTTTCTAATTTTGTAGGTTTTACTTCAGCTGGaggtaaaaaaataagtatttctaaGGCAGCTTTGACCAGATCTGCAGAGCTTTTCAAGGACTTGGAtgataattatttatttaaatcttcagAAACTAATACTGGATGCGGCAATTCAAAGGGCGGGGGGATGTCTTCTAACTGGAATTCTTTTAGGTGcctgacaaaagaaaacaaaggtgtTTCAAACATCAACAGCATAGGTGCAATTTCTCATGCGCGTTCTGTTTCCCaccattcagagaaaaaatatgcgGGGAATGTTAGTACACCCgaaaaggaaaatagagaagACTGGACAAAAAGATTAATAAGTGATGATGAACGTGTTAATTTCAGTCATGTTAATGCTAGGCATTCCGCCTATGGAATGCGAAACCGTCCAACATCCATTCAAAAACAGAACCAGAATCATAAAATTTCCAAACAAGTTTTGAACCCAGGGGATTGCCAAGCTGAAGACAGTTTACAAGAAGACTCTCTGTATGTAACGTGTCTAGGAGATGCTACTGCCACTGCAGAACATTGTGATTTAAGTATATCGGATGAAATGGGAAACCTGTCCCCTActgagaaaggagaaggcaGAAGGCAGGAAGATGAACACTTGCCACAGAAATTTCAAACTTCAGCTAACGATGCCGCATCCATTTCTGATGGTCCTTTAGATGATTCTCTACATGGTCTCAGTGTAAATTGTGGAGAAAGAGACATAGATGTTTCAGAGAACTCTGataaacaaaagacaaatagTATCAATATTGAAGGAGAAGACACCACACATAAGAGCCTCTTTGTgaatgaaagcagaataaaaataggCCGTTACCAACATCATCAAGTACCTTTTGAGCAAGAGGTGGATGTTGAACCAAGTGAAGTTAAGGGAAGTTATCTGACTGGTTTCCAGACTGCTAGTGGCAAGAAAATAACAATTGCTGATGGATTTTTGGCTaaagctgaacattttttttcagaagatgatgTTGATTTAGGAAAAGAACATAATGACAACTTTGAGGACCACTTAAAGAACAGGAAACATAGTATAAACTGTGTTAAAAGCAGTGACTTACATATTGACAATGTTGCTCAATGTGATGCAGAAATACTTAACTGTAATAAAAAGCTTATTCCTGAAGAACCTGGGATTCGATTTAAGCAGACAAGAGAAAGTAGTCCTGCTAAGCAGTCTCTGATTCTTGATAGTGTAAAAGTAGATGCATTTGTTAATGTAGGTGAAGATGGTGAAAGAAATTTGGTAGTTCCATATGTATATGAAAAGGCTGATGTCCATCCTGGGAAGTCAGAACTAGAATCTGGATGGGAGAGTAGAGCTTTAAGTAGAACTTGTTTGTCTGAAGATGGAAAATTGTTTGCAGAGATGGATGTGGAATGCTCAGCAAAAAAGAAGGGTAAATCAGAAAACAGGCATGGTTTTCCTATGCAGTCAGCTACATCTCTGCCTTCAATGAAGGTATCAAGTAACCCTGTGGATAATTCTGTGCCTTGTGATAcgaaaaatactttatttgttGAGGATAGTAGCAAATCTAATCAGTCTGTCCTCTTAGATTATAGTAGTGTTTCACAAAGTAACTTTTCTCATTTGAACAGCAACAGCAAGGAATTTGACgtaaaacatttaaatcaaCCGTGTTCTAACGCAGACTGCTTCGCAGACACAACTCTTAATGCTCACCAAAACCAGTCAGAAGTTGGCTTTCCTGAAGGTGGAACTAATTTAACCCGCTTACAAGAAGCAGCACTTAATTTTAATGATGGAAATCCAGAGGGTGGTCTGAAACAAACTCTGTTTAGTACAGCAAAAGGTAAAGCTGTCTTTGTTTCGGAAAGCTCGTTAGCACGCGTCAGACAAATGTTTCAAGAAGACTACGGTGAATctgtaaaacatgaaattaaaaccaaatcaAGAACTAATCAAATGGAAATTCCTGGAAATTCATCTTCCGTCGTTCCTGCTGAGTGTCCTAATTCTACCAAATTTTTAGATGCTACAGAAAGAGAGGGGAATTCAGTAGCATCTCATTTCATTGATGGAAATGTGAATGCTGGTGAAAATGGTCAGCAAGATGCAAACCCGTTTGCAGATGAAGTTTCTGTTCCAACTTCTCAGGTGCAAGGCTTTGAACAGAATACTGAGCTTTCAGGACACGTGCCTGTGCCAGATAAGCAGATAAAGCAGTCAGATTCTTCTACAAGCAACCCTGGATTTTTCAGTACAGCAAGTGGCAAGCCTGTACAGCTCTCAGAAGAGTCGCTAAAGAAAGCTAGGCAGctcttttctgaaatggaaagtaGCCATTCATCAGGATTACAAGAATTTTTAGTTGAAGATGATGTTGAAAAATCTAAAAAACGTACTGAAGAAGTATTTCCTAGGAAAATGCAGCTAGCATTAccagaagagagggaaaatgcCAGCACTAAACTGATTTCAGGTCCTGCTTTTGGGTTCAGCACTGCAAGTGGAAAGCAGGTAACGGTCTCAGAAAATGCCTACCAGAAAGCAaaggcaattttaaaagaatcGGATGATTTTTTAAGCAGCAAGCTCTGCATTATAGATCAACTTCATGCAATTGAAGAGAGTGGTCAACATACAAAATCTCAAACTGGTAAAGTGATGTCAGAATCCAGAATTGAAAAACGTTGTGATGAGGAGCTTGACTTTAAAAGCAACCACGCTGAGGAAATGAAGTCTTTTTCAAGCACTCACCACCTCAAGATGCCTGAATATGTACCACATAGTAAGAAAAACAACCAGCTGTCATTATTTAAGAATAGCTTTCAGCAAGAAGAGACTGGGTCTTTCAGAAAAGGGCTGAATCTGGGGATGAAAACAGAGTCTGAAGCAGCTTCATGCAGCGCTACTGCTAAAGCAAAAATTGATGATCTGTTCCAAACTCCAAAAAATCACTTGAAAGTGGGTGCTGtgggaaatgaaaaagcttCTGTAGGAGATGATCTTTCAGATTCTGGAGCGAAGACTAATTCTGCACAGTTCTTCAGTGGCAAAACGTCAGataaaaactttcaaaataagaCCTTTGGGAAGAGgcactttgaagaaaaaaattcacttG GAGAACCTCCAATTAAAAGACAGCTGCTGCTTGAATTTGACAAGACAAAGATTCCCCCCAGATCTCTGAAAGCTTCAAAAAGCACTCCTGAGG gcattttcaaagacagaagaaaatttttgtACCACATTCCTTTAAAACCAGTAACTTGTCAGCCTTTTGG GGCTACTAAGGAACGACAAGAAGTCAAGAATCCTACTCTTACTTTACCAGACCAAGACTTCAAAGGATTTAAATCTAAACCTGCCATTTTTCAGCACTGTGCCCTAAGGCAATCTTCAAATGATGCTTCAAGATTTTCTACTCCACATAAGGCCTCAGCCCAagagagtgaagaaaaaagaaatttgtacAAATCTGGCAAAACTGCTAAAACTTTTGTTCCACCCTTCAAAACCAAGCTGACATTTTCTACAAGTGAACAAGGCAGCAGCAAGAGATGTGACTCAACAATCAGCATAAATGCGACTGAAGAGAGGGAATTAAATCAGATCACAATTGGAAAAGATATTGCTGAAGCTCAAGATGACCTGTCTTGTATCCTGCATACAGCAGACACTGacttagaaaatggaaatttag TTATGAGCAAGATGATGGCAAATCTCCGCTGTGCTAGAGATCTACAGgaaatgagaattaaaaagaaatacaggcaAAATATTAGCTCACAGCCAGGCAGCCTTTATGTCATTAAAACATCTGCAAGAAATAGAATCTCTCTAAAAACTGCAGTAGAAGAGAAGTCTCCCAGTTTTTATTCTACAGAAGAG CTTTACAGATACGGTGTTTCAAAACATTGCGTACAAGTTAACAGCACAAATGCAGAATCTTTCCAGTTTCTCATCAAAGACTTTTTCAGTAAGGAGTATTTATTAGCTGGAAACGGGATCCAACTTGCTGATGGAGGGTGGCTAATACCTacagatgagggaaaggctggaaAAAGGGAGTTTTACAG GGCCCTCTGTGACACTCCTGGTGTGGATCCCAAGCTAATAACAGAGGCCTGGGCTTACAATCACTATAGGTGGATTGTATGGAAATTGGCTGCCATGGAAGTAGCTTTTCCACATGAATTTGCTACCAGGTGTTTGACACCAGAAACGGTGCTGTTGCAGCTGAAATATAG GTATGACTTGGAAATTGATAAAAGTAAACGATCAGCAATCAAAAAAATAACGGAGAGAGATGATGCAGCAGGTAAAACACTTGTGCTGTGTGTTTCTAAAATCATATCACTGAACGCCGTTGTATCTCCTAGCAATAACAATATGGAAAGTAAAAAAGGAGCAGCAGTAATTGAAGTTACCGATGGCTGGTATGGGATTAGAGCTCTTCTGGATCCACCCATCAAAGCTTTCTTACGTAGAAGAAGGCTTACGGTTGGTCAGAAGATCATAGTACATGGAGCAGAACTCATTGGTGCTCAGAATGGATGTGCGCCACTGGAAGCCCCAGATTCCCTTATGTTGAAG ATTTCAGCGAACAGTACCCGCTGCGCACGATGGCACACAAAACTAGGATTTCACCGGGATCCCAGACCTTTTCCTTTGCCTCTGTCATCGCTTTACAGCGAGGGTGGTGCAGTGGGGTGTATTGATGTCGTCGTTCAAAGAACTTACCCTATTCAG TGGATGGAAAAGACATCAGCCGGCTCATATGTGTTTCGTAACAGCCGAGCTGAAGAAAGGGAAGCTGCCAGGCATGCAGAGGATCAACAAAAGAAACTGGAAGCTCTGTTTGCAAAAATCCAAGCAGAATTTGAAAAGCATGAAG AGAGAGCCTGCAGAAAAACACCAAGTTCACGCGTAGTCACAAGACAGCAAATCCATAGTTTGCAAGATGGTGCAGAACTTTATGAAGCAATCCAGAATGCGTCTGACCCTGGTTATATGGAG GGTTATCTCAGTGAAGATCAGCTAAAAGCTCTGAATGCTCACAGGCAGCTGATGAATGATAAAAAGCAAACTCGGATACAGGAAGAATTCAAGAAAGCTGTAGAGtctgcagaaaagggaaaatatggTTGTTCCAAAAGGGATGTGTCCACTGTTTGGAAATTATGTGTGGTAGactacagaaagcaagaaaaacgTAAAG GAGTGATACTGAGCATCTGGCGTCCACTACTAGATGTTTGTTCTCTGTTAAAGGAAGGCAGTCGGTACAGAATCTACCAGCTGTCCACATCACAGTCCAAAGGAAGAGCAGAATCAACTAACATACAATTAACAGCGACAAAGAAAACTCAGTATCTACAACTATCA gtctcgcagaagatgctgctgcagattttctttcccagaaagGCTCTAAAATTCACCAGTTTGTTAGATCCTTCTTTTCAGCCACCATGTGCTGAAGTTGATTTAGTTGGAGTCGTAGTTTCTGTTAGCAAAGCAG gTTTCGCTACTATGGTTTATTTATCTGATGAAAGCTATAATCTGGTGGCAATAAAGATCTGGGCAGATCTCAGGCACTTTGCTGTTGAGGATATAGTCGTTCGCTGTTCGTTCATTTCTGCAAGCAACCTTCAGTGGCAGTCTGACTTCAGATCAGAAATTCCTATGCTGGTGGCTGGAGATCTTTCTGTGTTCTCAGCCAGCCCAAAGGAAACCTATCTTCAAGAGAAGTTTAATGAACTGAGAAGTATGGTAGAG AATGTGGACTCCTTTTGCTCTGACGCAGAAAGTAAATTGATGAATTTGCTACAAAGAAGTCACTCACTCACGCCTACTTTACCTAAAAGATGTGGTTCAGaatgcttttctccttcctgtaaCTCAGGCCTCTATGCAGCGGATAAAAGTTCG ATCTCATCTTCTAAAATGGAAAGTAAGCATCTGAGCCCTTTGTCAACCAGCACACCGAATATGAAACTCGTCCCACAAGGGTCAGCAAAAACCCCTTCATCTGCTGCAACTGATGAAGACAATcccaaaaacagcaaaaagagaaaagcaatggaCTTCCTCAGTTGCATACCTGCCCCTCCGCCACTGACACCGATCTGTTCGACCATTTCTCCAtctttaaaaaaggcatttcagcCTCCGCGAAGTTTGGGCTTACAGCGTAGCAAgtcagcaaaagaaacaaatccgAATGTGGGTTTTGTTACCCCCAGCAGAAAAGTGAGAGAAGCTGTCCGTGTTCCCGTTAATGACCTGGTTGCGGATGAAGAACTCGCAATGATTAATACGCAAGCACTCATAAACACTttaccagaagaaaagaagactgagggtgtaaatgaaaacagtacAATAGCTACTAATTTATCTGATGATCTTTCACCCAAACACAGTTccagagcagctgaggaagcAAAGAACTTATTAAAAAGCAGTTCTGAAGGAGCTGAGGCTCTTCAGAAGGACGCAAAGGAACTTGGGGGCTCGTTATCAACCCACAGGATGCTGCAAAGACGAAAATCCCGAAAATGCTACTAG